The sequence below is a genomic window from Rhodococcus sp. 4CII.
CGCATCCTGGCATTACTCGCACTGGTCAGTGTGCTCTGGGCACCTCCTGTCGGTGCGGATCCCCTGCGGTCCGGCTCCGGCCCGGGCGCCGTCGTCGACTCGTCCGAGTTGCCCCCCGAACTCTGGCTGCGCGGCACCGGCAGCGCGTACCGGATGACCTACCTCACGACCGACCGCCACGGCATCACCCCGTGCACCGGGATGTTGTTCGTGCCGCCCGGCGCCCCACCTCCCGGCGGCTGGCCCGTCATCGCGTGGGCGCACGGAACGGTCGGGAACTCCGACGCCGACGCGCCCTCTGTCACGGGGGTCGACCCGCAATCGTCAGACTACGTGAGCAGCTGGCTGCAACTCGGTTACGCCGTGGCCGCCACCGACTACGTGGGACTGGGCACCGCCGGGGTGCCTCCGTATCTGGACGGGAAGGTCGCCGGACGCAGTGTCGTCGACTCCGTGCGCGCTGCCAGGGCGGTCGACGCCGACCTGTCCGCCACGTGGATGACGGTCGGACTGTCCGAGGGCGGGCAGGCCGCGGTGTTCGCGGCGCACGTCGCCACCACGTACGCGCCGGAACTCGACTACCGCGGGGCGGTCGCGAACGGGGTGCCGTCGAATATCGAGATGGTGTCGAACTGGAGCGGTCCGCTGTTCCCGCCGCAAGGCCTCGCCGGTCTCACCGTGTACATGTCCTACCTGATCGCCGGGGTGCGGGACGCGTACCCGCAACTGGACGTCGACAGCTACCTCACTCCGGTCGGCAAGCAGTTCGTGGACGCGGCCCCGGAAGTGCCGTTCCGGCAGTTCGCGGTCATGACCCGCAACGTGTCGGTGGCGCAGATGCTGTCACGGTCGCTCGACGTGCCTGCGGTGCAGGACGCGTTACGCGAGTACCTCGAGGTCCCGGTCGCGGGATACGACCGCCCGCTGCTGCTGGTGCAGGGGATCACCGACGCGTCGGTGCCGATCCCGCTGACGGAGAAACTCGTGTCCGAGATGCGTAGTGCGGGAACGAATCTCGACTACCGGGTGTACTCGGGTGGTCACTTCGGCAGCATGTACCAGGCCGGCCCCGACCAGGCCGCGTTCATCGCCGGGCTGATCCGGTAGCGCGCGCCGATCCGGTCGGGAGCCCCAGGTGGCGGGTGAGTTCGCGGGCCGCGGCCTGCCCGGCCCGATTCGCCCCGATCGTCGACGACGACGGGCCGTAGCCCACCAGGTGAATGCGCGGATCCGCGGCCACCTGGGTGGCGAGGCGTCCCGTCATCGTGATCCCGCCGCCCGCCCCGCGCAGGCGCAGCGGGGCGAGGTGATCGAGGGAGCTACGAAAACCCGTGCACCACAGGATCACATCGACCTTCAGTTCGCGGCCGTCGGCCCAGCGGACGCCGTCCGCGGTGATCTCGCTGAACATCGGCTGCCGGGCCAGTGCGCCGCGTTCGCGGGCGGCGCGGATCGCGGGTGTCACGGGCAGTCCCGTCACCGACACCACCGAGCCCGGCGGCAGCCCGCGCCGAACACGGTCCTCGACGAGAGCCACTGCGGCGCGGCCGATCTCGGGTGTGAACGGTTCGTCGCGGAATTCGGGTTCCCGCCGCGTCACCCACGTGGTGGTGGTGACGCGGGAGATCTCGTCCAGCAATTGGACCGCCGAGATGCCGCCGCCGACGACGAGGACGTGCTGTCCCGCGAAGTCCTGCGCCGAGAAATAGTCCCTGGTGTGCACCTGGCGGCCGGTGAACGATTCGGCGCCGGGGTACCGCGGAATGAACGGGCGCTCCCAGGTGCCCGTCGCGTTGATCAGGCCACGTGCCGTCACGACGCCGCGGTCGGTCTCGATCCGCAGACGCTCACCGCGTGCGCACACCACCCGCGTGTGCACGGGACGGTGCACCGGCAGTTCGAACTGTTTCTCGTACGTCGCGAAGTACTGGGGGACCGCCGTCGCCGCGTGCACCAGCGCGGCCTCGGGATCGCCCGGATCGACGCCGATCGTCTCGGCGAACCCGAGCCCGGGCAGGTCGTGGACACCGTTGACGGTGCTCAGCGTCAGTGACGGCCACCGGAACTGCCATGCGCCGCCGGGGCCCGGCGCGTGGTCGAGCACCACGAAACCGGATTCCGGTTCCACCCCGAGCCGGCGCAGATAATAGGCGGCAGACAGCCCCGCCTGCCCCGCGCCGATCACGGCCACGTCCACATCACTGTCCACAGCACTGTTCATGTCGGTCCTCACCTCCACCCGCACAACCGCCGGAGAGCCTCGTGTGTTCCGGCGGGTTCGGTTGTGGTTGGCTGACAGCTGTCCAGTCGGGTGGGCAGGGGAGAATTCGGAAGTGGACAGCAATCACGAAGAAAGCGAGTGGACATGATCGGGACGAGTCGTGACGGCGACGTCTTCACCCTCGAACTGCAACGACCCGACCGTCGCAATGCGTTGAACACCGAGATCTGCGAACTGCTGCGCGAGGAGACGGAGAAGTCCGTCACCGACGGCGCACGGGTGATCGTCCTCACAGGGCAGGGCAGTGCGTTCTGCGCGGGCGCCGACCTGTCGGGCGACGTGTACGCCGACGGGTTCACCGACACCCTGCTCGAGATGCTGCACACCATCGACTCGGTCCCCGTCCCCGTCATCGCCGCGATCAACGGCCCCGCGATCGGCGCGGGCAGCCAGCTGGCGCTCGCCGCGGACCTGCGGGTGGTCGCGCCCGAGGCCCGCTTCGCCATCCCGGCCGCCAAGCTCGGAATCTCCGTGGACCGGTGGACCGTGCACCGGCTGGCCGCCCTGATCGGCGGCGGACCGGCACGAACGATCCTGCTCGGCGCAGAAGAGGTCGGGGCCGACGAGGCGCTCGCGCACGGCCTCGCCAACAAACGTGGCGACCTCGTCGTCGCGCAGCAGTGGGCGCACTCGATCGCGCGCCTCGCG
It includes:
- a CDS encoding lipase family protein, which encodes MRRWWRILALLALVSVLWAPPVGADPLRSGSGPGAVVDSSELPPELWLRGTGSAYRMTYLTTDRHGITPCTGMLFVPPGAPPPGGWPVIAWAHGTVGNSDADAPSVTGVDPQSSDYVSSWLQLGYAVAATDYVGLGTAGVPPYLDGKVAGRSVVDSVRAARAVDADLSATWMTVGLSEGGQAAVFAAHVATTYAPELDYRGAVANGVPSNIEMVSNWSGPLFPPQGLAGLTVYMSYLIAGVRDAYPQLDVDSYLTPVGKQFVDAAPEVPFRQFAVMTRNVSVAQMLSRSLDVPAVQDALREYLEVPVAGYDRPLLLVQGITDASVPIPLTEKLVSEMRSAGTNLDYRVYSGGHFGSMYQAGPDQAAFIAGLIR
- a CDS encoding NAD(P)-binding domain-containing protein codes for the protein MNSAVDSDVDVAVIGAGQAGLSAAYYLRRLGVEPESGFVVLDHAPGPGGAWQFRWPSLTLSTVNGVHDLPGLGFAETIGVDPGDPEAALVHAATAVPQYFATYEKQFELPVHRPVHTRVVCARGERLRIETDRGVVTARGLINATGTWERPFIPRYPGAESFTGRQVHTRDYFSAQDFAGQHVLVVGGGISAVQLLDEISRVTTTTWVTRREPEFRDEPFTPEIGRAAVALVEDRVRRGLPPGSVVSVTGLPVTPAIRAARERGALARQPMFSEITADGVRWADGRELKVDVILWCTGFRSSLDHLAPLRLRGAGGGITMTGRLATQVAADPRIHLVGYGPSSSTIGANRAGQAAARELTRHLGLPTGSARATGSARR
- a CDS encoding enoyl-CoA hydratase, which encodes MIGTSRDGDVFTLELQRPDRRNALNTEICELLREETEKSVTDGARVIVLTGQGSAFCAGADLSGDVYADGFTDTLLEMLHTIDSVPVPVIAAINGPAIGAGSQLALAADLRVVAPEARFAIPAAKLGISVDRWTVHRLAALIGGGPARTILLGAEEVGADEALAHGLANKRGDLVVAQQWAHSIARLAPLSLQHLKMVLNDDGTQSPPPPEQLAALHAAWKSYDAQEARTARAEKRPPVFRGQ